The DNA sequence TATCCGGGAAAACTTCGACGTGTTCGATTTTACAATCACCGATGCTGACATGGCCCTGATGAACACCTTCTACGACAATACCCGCATTGCCGATGATCCCATGACGTACCTGTAAACCAACGATAGCCTTACTATGCCAGCGGCCCCGTCTCAACCATTGAGACGGGGCCGCCGTTGTGTCTGATACGGTACCGAACTGGTCTAGCGCCGGTTGCGGAACTCCCGTCCTACACCAAACGAGTAACCGAGGGTAAGCGTAGCGGTTGAGTTCTGCAGGGAGTTACGACGGCCCCACAGGTTGGGAAGACCCGTTTGCACACCCGTCAGGCCCAGGTTGTAGCGCGCATCGATCAGGAAATGCTGCCGGGCACCGGTACCCCAGTTAAGCTGGAAACCACCCGTAGCGCCCAAATCTACGTCATTGAAATCCTGGCTATTCTCACCATTATACAAAGCATTGTCTCCGTTAACGCGTTTCGCGTTGAGCTTGATCGCCACCGATGGACCGACAAAAACGTTAGGCCGGAAATTGCCCGACAAGGTCAGGAAGTAACGGGCTACCACCGGAATTTCGAGGTAGTTAACACGCTGGGTAAACTTACCCGAGTTGGCAATGGGAGCCGTTCCGCCTAAATAGATGGGACCCGAATACTTGGTACCCCGTTGCGAGTATAAAATGTCGGCCGAAATACCGAAGTGGTTGAGCGAGCTGTACATCAAAAAACCGCCAGCTACGATGCCGGGTTTGAAATTCATGCCGTCGGCATTACCCCAGTAATTAGACAAATTCAAGCCAACCCGTGGTCCGGCACTGAAACGCTGCTGGGCGTAACCCGTTGATACGCAAAGAAGAAGAGAGAAAAGGGTAGCTACTCGTACTGATTTGGAAATTGAGTTAAACATAGAGATTGTAAATGGTAGTACGACCGGTTAACGCCCGCTGTTTCGGAAATGTTTTGTGGGAACCTACCTGATTTTATGTTCCGGTCCAAGTTCGTACCTTTGGTATAGTCCGTTTTAGTGAATCATTTGTATAAAAGTAAGTAACCTGCCTATGCAACGCCCCTCGCTGTACTTTGCCGACGAACACGAGTTATTCCGGCAGAGTGTCCGGCAGTTCATCGAGACAGAAGTTGTTCCACATACCGATGCGTGGGAAACGAACCGTCGGATTCCGGTCAGCATCTTCCGGCGTATGGGTGAACTGGGGTATCTTGGCCTGCCTTTTGCCGAAGCGTTTGGGGGTGTCAATGCCAACTTCTGGTATTCGGTGGTGTTCCTCGAGGAACTGGCCCGCTGTGGTATGGGTGGCTTTGCCACGGCCGTTAGCGTCCACGAATACATGGCCATCAATCATATTGCCAAAGCGGGTAGCTACGAACTCAAGCAACGGTACCTCGTGCCCGCCATTGCCGGGGAGAAAGTAGCGGCCCTGGCCATTACCGAACCCGACGCGGGCTCTGACGTATCAGCCATTCGCACCACGGCCGTTCGAACCGATACGGGCGATTCGTTCATCGTCAACGGAGCCAAAACGTTCATCAGCAATGGCACCTACGGCGACTTTGTGACGCTGGTTGTCCGGACCGGCGAAGCGGGGGCCGGGTCGGGCGGCATCAGTCTGCTCGTTGTGGAACTGGATAGTCCCGGCATCACCCGGACCAAACTCAACAAACTGGGCTGGCACAGTTCTGACACGGCCGAGATCCGATTCGACGACGTGCGGGTGCCCGCCACGAACCTGATCGGGCAGGAGAACAAAGGCTTTTATTACCTCATGGAAAGCCTGCAGCTCGAACGGCTGGTGGCATCGGTCATGGCGGTTTCGGGTGCGCAGCGCGCCCTCGACTGGACGCTGGACTACCTCAATGAACGCGAAGCCTTCGGCAAAAAGATCGGTAAATTTCAGGCCATACGGCATAAAATAGCCGACGTAGCGACCGAGATCGAGATGGCCCGCCAGTTTGTATACCATACCTGTTGGCTCTATACCCAGGGCGAAGTGGTGGTGAAAGAATGCTCCATGGCCAAACTTGCTACGTCGGAGATGCAGAAACGCGTTGTCGATACCTGCCTGCAGTTCTTCGGCGGCTACGGCTACATGGAAGACTATCCCATTGCCCGTGCCTACCGCGACGCCCGCGTGGGCACTATTGCGGGTGGCTCCTCCGAGATCATGCGCGAGATCATTGCCCGGATCGTCATTGACGCCGTTGCCTACAAGCCCGTCTACGAAGGCGCTAGCGGACGGTCGTAAGCACCTTGCCGGTTACGGGTAGACAGAAACACTCCCGGCCGGGCCGTATTCATCGGCCCGGATGCAGAACGAAATGGCTGACGTGGACCGTAATAAAGAAAACGAATAGCAGGGCTCCCGCGGCAACAATAAAAGCGTCCAGTCGGGTATCGCGTACGTACTGTTTGCCCAGGTCGTATAATTTCAGACCAAGGTACCCGCCAAACGTATTGGTCATCAAATCCGTTACGTCGGTTGCGCCGATGGCGAAGCTATACTGTATTACTTCAGCCGCGAGGCTGAACAGCAGAATTAACAGGAGTTTGGATGAAAACCTGGCTTTTTTGACATTGACGTTCAGCAGCAGCCCGAACGGAATAAAAAGCACACAGTTAAGAATCATCTCGCCCCAGCTGACCTGTCCGTTCACCATTTTAGGAGCCGCAAACGGAATCAGGTTGAGGCTCCTGCGCTGAAGATCAAGAACCGCCGAAAGTGTGAAGGTCAGTTTGAACAGCACGAGCCAGATCAGCACGGCTACGTACACCACTAACAGGATTAGGGAGGCTATTTTTATCTGCTTGGGCGAAGGCATAGTCCGGGGTGCATATGTACGGGCAGTGGCCCGGGAGAAACACCGGTCGGTTGCACCTGGGCCAGCCGGGCAGGACAAGGCATTTCAGCACCACCACCGGCCCTGCCGCACCCGACCGGTTAATCCCACAACTGGTTGGCAGCAGTCAGGATAATCGGTTGCTTGTCGGTAACAACGATGGTGTGTTCGTGCTGCACGGCAACACTGTTTTTCGCGATCAACGTCCAACCATCCCCCTTCTCGTGTGCATACGTAGCGTTGGTCGACAAAAACGTCTCGATCGCTACGACAGAGTTCTTGCGAAACCGGGTCTTGATGGACCGGTCGTAATAGCACAGAATATCGTGCGGTTCTTCATGCAGGCTGCGGCCTATGCCGTGTCCGGCCAGATTTTTGATAACCCGGTACCCGCTTCGCTTTGCTTCCGTTTCAATCAGTCGGCCAATGTCAGCCAGCAGCACGCCCCCCCGGATGTGGCTGATAGCTTTGGCCAGAATCCGTTTGGACGCTTCGACAAGATCACTACGCTGGTGGACATCCTGCCCCAACACGAAAGAGCCACCATTGTCCGACCAGTAGCCATTCAGTTCGGCTGATACGTCGATGTTGATCAGGTCGCCTTCCTGAAGAATTCGTTTTGCCGACGGGATGCCGTGACAAACTTCTTCATTCAGGCTGATGCAGGTCCAGCCCGGAAAGTTATATGTGAGTTTGGGAGCCGACCGGGCACCGTGCTGTTCCAGCAATTGTCGCCCGTACTGATCCAGGTCCAGCGTCGACATGCCTGGCCGGGCATATTGCTGCATGCGGTTAAGGGTTGAGCCAACAATCTGACTGATCTGCTGCATTCCAATCAGATCCTCTTCTGATTTCAATGACATAACGTTGGTGTTTTGAGTGTTTGAGCCCATGTACCACTGCGTGAGCCGGCACGGGCTAAGTTGACAATCAAGCCTGTTCCTAAGTGAACACCGCTGCAGGCGAAAGCGTTTTCGCCTGCCGTAACCACCTGGCCCCGGCCCGGACGGCCGTACGAACAGAGCAGAGAGTGGGTATAAGCTTTTCTATTGCAAATAGGGTTGCAGCACCGGAGCCCACAATTGGTAGCCTTTGTCGTTCATGTGGAGGCTATCGGCTTTGAAGATCTCGGGGATGGGTTGACCATTGGGACCCAGCATTGCTGGTCGAATATCGACGAACTGGGTATTGGGTTTGCGGTCGAGGTAACGTTTAATAAGCCGGTTCGCTTCTTCGTTGGCGGACCAGAACTGTCGGCGCGAGGGGCTGGGCTTGATGGCGATAAACGTGAACGTCGTTGCCGGGAGTTTCCTGCGCACGTAGCGAAACAGGTCTACCAATCGCTTGTAGGTTTGTTCGGCGGTTTGTTTTCCCGTAGCAATGTCGTTTTCACCCGCGTAAAGCACCAGCTGTTTGGGTTGATAGCGAATAATGACCCGGTCGGCAAAGTGGCGGACGTGGCTGAGTTCGGAGCCGCCGAAACCGCGCTTCAGTACCACTTTGCCGGGGTAATACTGCGGCAGGTTGTTCCAGTACACGATTGACGAGCTGCCCGTAAACAGAATGGCATTTGAGGGCGGGGGTGTTTGCTTATCCTGTGCTTCGAAGGCCTGAATATCTTTTTCGAACGGATACGGCTGGGCCGACTGGCCAACAGCACGAACGCCAATCAGGAGGAGCAGAAAGCCGGCAATAAATTTCATGTATAGTTGCGTAAAGGGTTATAAAAACGGTACGACACTTTCCAGACCCATGCCCCTCGACCCTTTCACCAGAATGTGAGTGTCGGTCATGGGATGGTCCATGAGCCAGTTATGGAGCGAGAACTTGTCGGGAATGTAGTAGGCTTTGGGCAGCGCCCCAAGCGCAAACTTCATGTCCTGGCCCGCCAGAATGACGGTGTCGAACCCGCACTCGGCAATCAGCTTGCCCAGGGCTGCGTGTTCGGCCTCGCTCTCACTGCCAAGTTCATACATATCGCCCAGAATCACGACTTTGTGCCGGGCGGGCGTAGCGGCAAACTGCCGGATAGCCGCAGCCATAGAACTTGGATTGGCGTTGTACGCATCCAGCAAAATCGTGTTGGTTCCTTTGACAACCACCTGCGAGCGGTTGTTAGTCGGGTTATAATCGGCAACGGCGCGGTTGGCGTCGGCGGGTGAAACGCCAAAATACTGCCCAATGGCCAGGGCCGCCAGCATGTTCTCGAAGTTGTAGCGTCCGGGCAGGTGCGTGGTCACCTCCTGTCCAGAAGCCGTATCCCTGTAGACAACGACCGGCGATTCCTGGATCAGCTCGACGGGGTCGCCGGGGTAAAAAATGGCTTCGGCAAAAGTTGACTCGGAGCGAATCGATTTCAGGCGTTCGCGGTACATGGCCGTCAGCGTCGTGTCGCGCGAGTTGATGAACACCGTTTTGCCGTTTTGCGCCAGGAAGTCATACAGTTCTCCTTTGCCCTTCCGAACGCCTTCAATCCCGCCGAACCCTTCGAGGTGGGCTTTGCCAACGTTGGTGATAAGCCCGTGGGTGGGTTGGGCAATGGAGCAGAGCAGTTCAATCTCTTTCTGGTGGTTAGCACCCATCTCCACAACGGCCATCTCATATTGATCGGTAATGGCCAGAAGGGTGAGGGGTACGCCAATGTGGTTGTTCAGGTTGCCAACGGTCGCGTAGGTACGGTAGTTTTTGCTCAGTACGGCCGCGATCAGTTCTTTGGTCGTCGTTTTGCCGTTGGAGCCCGTCAGGCCCACCACCGGAAACGTAAACGTCTGGCGGTGATGCCGGGCCAGATCCTGCAGGGCCAGTAACGTATCGGGCACCAGCAGCAGCCGGCTGTTCAGACTGCTATAGTCCGTATCTTGCTGTGCCAGACCGGCCTCATCGATCAGGGCGTATCGGGCACCCGAGGCCAGCGCCTGCTGCGCGAAGGTATTGCCATTGAACGTATCGCCTTTGAGTGCCACAAACAGGCAGTTGGGCGTGATCCGGCGCGTATCGGTCGACACGCCCGTACATTCCAGGAATTTAGAATATAGTTGTTCGGTTGAAAGCATCACAAACAGGAAAGTTCGTCGTTGTAAAAAGACGCGACGTGCGTATCGAATCGCTATTGGAACCGCTCAAAGATAAATGAAAAAGGCGTTTACGCTTATTGGCTGGCTGCTGGCAGCCGGCGCTTCTGCTCAACAACCGGCGACACGACCGTTTTCGTTTCAGTACGACCAGCGTCCCACGGTCAGTGTGGATGGGAAAACGCTGCTCAATCCCTGGGCGGGTGGACTCAATGCGACTCAGTACTCGACCATGCGGCTGAACGGCGATACGCGCGATGACCTCGTCGTGTTCGATCGGACAACCGACAAGATCAGTACGTTCATCGCCGTCGACAGTCCTACCGGTACGGGTGTGGCCTGGCAGTATGCTCCGGCCTACGAAGCCAGTTTCCCCGGCGTCTACAGCTGGATGTTGCTGGTCGACTACGACGGTGATGGCCGCAAGGACCTGTTCACCCACGGGTCGGGGAGTATGCGGGTCTTTCACAACGAATCGCAGAATGGTCAGGTGGCGTTCAAGCTGGTTGCCGACCCACTCATAACCGAAGGCTACAGCAGCAAGCTGCCGCTTTACGTGGCCGGTACCGATATGCCCGCCATTCTCGACTATGACGACGATGGCGATATCGACATTCTGGTCTTCGACCCCACTGGCGATCAGGTTGCCTATAACCAGAATCTGAGCGTTGAGCGGACGGGCCGTAAAGACGGGCTCGACTTCAAGCGAACCTCGGGGGTGTGCTGGGGGCACTTCAAGAAAAATTTCTGCAATGATTTTACCTTCGGACTCGACTGCGGGGGAGACCTCGGAACCAACAATCCGGGGGCCGTTGTACCCCCTGTTGCTTCGCCCAACGCGCGGCCGCTTCATTCGGGCAACACGCTGACGGTGGTGGATACCGATGGCGATGGTAAAAAAGACCTGCTCTTCGGATTTGTGACCTGCGAAAACCTGGCCCGCATTAAAGGCGCAGGGCCCAACAACAGCAACGCAGCTTTTACGGGATTCGACAGTCTGTTTCCAGCCCGCAACCCCATTCT is a window from the Spirosoma rigui genome containing:
- a CDS encoding UDP-N-acetylmuramoyl-tripeptide--D-alanyl-D-alanine ligase is translated as MLSTEQLYSKFLECTGVSTDTRRITPNCLFVALKGDTFNGNTFAQQALASGARYALIDEAGLAQQDTDYSSLNSRLLLVPDTLLALQDLARHHRQTFTFPVVGLTGSNGKTTTKELIAAVLSKNYRTYATVGNLNNHIGVPLTLLAITDQYEMAVVEMGANHQKEIELLCSIAQPTHGLITNVGKAHLEGFGGIEGVRKGKGELYDFLAQNGKTVFINSRDTTLTAMYRERLKSIRSESTFAEAIFYPGDPVELIQESPVVVYRDTASGQEVTTHLPGRYNFENMLAALAIGQYFGVSPADANRAVADYNPTNNRSQVVVKGTNTILLDAYNANPSSMAAAIRQFAATPARHKVVILGDMYELGSESEAEHAALGKLIAECGFDTVILAGQDMKFALGALPKAYYIPDKFSLHNWLMDHPMTDTHILVKGSRGMGLESVVPFL
- a CDS encoding acyl-CoA dehydrogenase family protein, producing the protein MQRPSLYFADEHELFRQSVRQFIETEVVPHTDAWETNRRIPVSIFRRMGELGYLGLPFAEAFGGVNANFWYSVVFLEELARCGMGGFATAVSVHEYMAINHIAKAGSYELKQRYLVPAIAGEKVAALAITEPDAGSDVSAIRTTAVRTDTGDSFIVNGAKTFISNGTYGDFVTLVVRTGEAGAGSGGISLLVVELDSPGITRTKLNKLGWHSSDTAEIRFDDVRVPATNLIGQENKGFYYLMESLQLERLVASVMAVSGAQRALDWTLDYLNEREAFGKKIGKFQAIRHKIADVATEIEMARQFVYHTCWLYTQGEVVVKECSMAKLATSEMQKRVVDTCLQFFGGYGYMEDYPIARAYRDARVGTIAGGSSEIMREIIARIVIDAVAYKPVYEGASGRS
- a CDS encoding porin family protein, producing MFNSISKSVRVATLFSLLLCVSTGYAQQRFSAGPRVGLNLSNYWGNADGMNFKPGIVAGGFLMYSSLNHFGISADILYSQRGTKYSGPIYLGGTAPIANSGKFTQRVNYLEIPVVARYFLTLSGNFRPNVFVGPSVAIKLNAKRVNGDNALYNGENSQDFNDVDLGATGGFQLNWGTGARQHFLIDARYNLGLTGVQTGLPNLWGRRNSLQNSTATLTLGYSFGVGREFRNRR
- a CDS encoding VanZ family protein, with the translated sequence MPSPKQIKIASLILLVVYVAVLIWLVLFKLTFTLSAVLDLQRRSLNLIPFAAPKMVNGQVSWGEMILNCVLFIPFGLLLNVNVKKARFSSKLLLILLFSLAAEVIQYSFAIGATDVTDLMTNTFGGYLGLKLYDLGKQYVRDTRLDAFIVAAGALLFVFFITVHVSHFVLHPGR
- the map gene encoding type I methionyl aminopeptidase, whose amino-acid sequence is MSLKSEEDLIGMQQISQIVGSTLNRMQQYARPGMSTLDLDQYGRQLLEQHGARSAPKLTYNFPGWTCISLNEEVCHGIPSAKRILQEGDLINIDVSAELNGYWSDNGGSFVLGQDVHQRSDLVEASKRILAKAISHIRGGVLLADIGRLIETEAKRSGYRVIKNLAGHGIGRSLHEEPHDILCYYDRSIKTRFRKNSVVAIETFLSTNATYAHEKGDGWTLIAKNSVAVQHEHTIVVTDKQPIILTAANQLWD
- a CDS encoding GDSL-type esterase/lipase family protein, whose translation is MKFIAGFLLLLIGVRAVGQSAQPYPFEKDIQAFEAQDKQTPPPSNAILFTGSSSIVYWNNLPQYYPGKVVLKRGFGGSELSHVRHFADRVIIRYQPKQLVLYAGENDIATGKQTAEQTYKRLVDLFRYVRRKLPATTFTFIAIKPSPSRRQFWSANEEANRLIKRYLDRKPNTQFVDIRPAMLGPNGQPIPEIFKADSLHMNDKGYQLWAPVLQPYLQ